From one Branchiostoma floridae strain S238N-H82 chromosome 3, Bfl_VNyyK, whole genome shotgun sequence genomic stretch:
- the LOC118411852 gene encoding zinc finger protein 761-like translates to MITDEITRVVTADMEETKKDSVAADTQVGKWMLECVQGDYTAVQKEMMDQQNATHLPVTANLFYKCDHCDFSTGTKQCLNAHVMSKHTGEKPYMCGECGYRTAKKSGLACHMRLHTGEKPYKCDQCDYCTAWRPCLKVHIAKHTDGKFYKCDQCAFSTAYKQGLKRHMEIHMAKHTVEKPHKCDQCDYSLDTKPYLKVHMTEHTAYKQALKTHMVKHTGEKPYECDWCGYLTAYKQALTTHIMAKHTGDKPYMCDRCGYCTSQKTNLDRHVMAKHTGERPFMCDRCGYCAIQKRTLDMHMAMHTGKKPYKCDQCDYCTARKEHWDRHMAKHSDEKPYICDQCGFKTGDISLGDKTGKKHMAIHTGEKPYKCDQCDYCTAYKQALKTHMVKHTGEKPYMCGKCLQNSLQVCTIKSYEDSCRGEITQV, encoded by the exons ATGATAACAGATGAAATCACAAGAGTGGTAACAGCTGACATGGAGGAGACCAAGAAGGACAGTGTGGCTGCAGACACACAAGTAGGAAAGTGGATGTTGGAGTGTGTCCAGGGAGACTACACTGCTGTGCAGAAAGAAATGATGGACCAACAAAATGCAACACACCTTCCAGTGACAGCCAATCTGttctacaagtgtgaccactgCGATTTCTCAACGGGtacaaaacaatgtttaaaTGCGCATGTCATgtcaaaacacaccggtgagaaaccctacatgtgtggagagtgtgggtacaggacagctaagaaaTCTGGCTTAGCATGTCATATGAGGCTACATACAGGGGAgaagccgtacaagtgtgaccagtgtgactactgcaCAGCTTGGAGACCTTGTCTGAAAGTCCACATTGCTAAACACACTGATGGGAAAttctacaagtgtgaccaatgtgccTTCAGCACAGCTTATAAACAAGGCTTGAAAAGGCATATGGAAATCcatatggctaaacacacaGTTGAGAAaccccacaagtgtgaccagtgtgactatagCTTAGATACGAAACCATACTTAAAAGTCCACATGACtgaacacactg CGTATAAACAAGCATTGAAAACCCATATGGTTaagcacactggtgaaaaaccctacgaGTGTGACTGGTGTGGCTACCTCACGGCTTATAAACAAGCCTTGACAACCCATATTATGGCTAAACatactggtgataaaccctacatgtgtgaccgATGTGGCTACTGCACATCCCAAAAAACGAACTTGGACAGACATgtcatggctaaacacactggtgagagacccttCATGTGTGACCGATGTGGTTACTGTGCAATCCAAAAAAGGACCTTGGACATGCACATGGCTATGCACACTGGTaagaaaccctataagtgtgaccagtgtgactactgcaCAGCTAGGAAAGAACACTGGGAcagacacatggctaaacacagcGATGAGAAACCTTACATTTGTGACCAGTGCGGGTTTAAGACAGGAGACATAAGT CTTGGAGACAAGACTGGAAAAAAACACATGGCTatacacaccggtgagaaaccctacaagtgtgatcagtgtgactactGCACAGCTTATAAACAAGCCTTGAAAACCCATATGGTgaaacataccggtgagaagccctacatgtgtgggaagtgtCTACAGAACAGTCTACAGGTCTGCACTATCAAGTCATATGAGGATTCATGCCGGGGAGAAATcacacaagtgtga